One Bacteroidota bacterium DNA segment encodes these proteins:
- the metH gene encoding methionine synthase: protein MAASDARSNDQPRVTLAELRALLDERILMLDGAMGTMIQRHKFEEEDYRGDRFADWPHNVKGNNDLLSLTQPDVIRDIHKLYLEAGADLIETNTFNSTSISQADYHMEALVYELNLASAQLARQAADAFSTPERPRLVAGAVGPLNRTLSISPDVNDPGFRAVTFEEVRDSYMEQLDGLLDGGVDLLLVETIFDTLNAKAAIAAIAQTFHERGYEIPVMLSGTIVDMSGRTLTGQTVEAFWISISHCPALLSVGLNCALGSAQMRPFIEELSSVADIPVSLYANAGLPNEMGGYDETPEYMAEVAAEYADAGFLNILGGCCGTTPPHIAAMGEAVASKPPRVPPTLPPYTRLAGLEPLVLREETNFVNVGERTNVTGSRRFARLIKEGDYETALSVARQQVENGAQMIDVNMDEGMLDSVDAMRTFLNLAMAEPDISRVPVVVDSSKWEVIEAGLQCVQGKCVVNSISMKEGEEEFLRHARLARQYGAAVIVMAFDEEGQADTYERRIEICERAYRLLVDEVGFPPQDIIFDPNVFAVATGIEGHNRYGIDFIDATRWIKDNLPEAKISGGVSNLSFSFRGNNAVREAMHAAFLYEAIRAGMDMGIVNAGQLEVYEEVEPELLARIEDVLFDRREDATERLVDFAETVKSEGKVNVKDEKWRDAPVSKRLEHALVKGLVEYIDEDVEEARQAASRPLDVIEGPLMDGMNVVGDLFGQGKMFLPQVVKSARVMKKAVAHLTPYIEAEKEKSGTSSARAKVLMATVKGDVHDIGKNIVGVVLGCNNFEVIDLGVMVPAQKILDAAKEHDVDVIGLSGLITPSLDEMVYVAKEMERQGFDKPLLIGGATTSKVHTAVKIAPQYHGPIVHVLDASRSVPVVNQLVTPSQTDAFVADNAAELEATRQQHAARQRKTTLLSLDQAQANRQEIDWDATEIVAPNEPGVHVVRDIDLAVLRDYIDWTPFFISWEMKGKYPQILDDKVRGEAARKLFADANELLDRIIGEKLLTAHGVFGLWPANADGDDVELYADEDRTDIVARFHTLRQQTAKTPGKPNRALSDLVAPITSGRGDYLGAFAVTAGIGMEKLVAEFEADHDDYNAILAKALGDRLAEASAEWLHLQVRRTTWGYAPDEALGNTALIREQYDGIRPAPGYPAQPDHTEKVKLFELLDAFGNADMGLTEHLAMTPAASVCGLYFAHPDAAYFNLGVLGPDQIADYARRKGVPVAEVERWLAPNLAYEPSAPAVSGDGVAEGIAVVREG, encoded by the coding sequence ATGGCTGCCTCCGACGCTCGTTCCAACGACCAGCCCCGCGTGACGCTCGCGGAGCTTCGCGCGCTCCTCGACGAGCGCATCCTCATGCTCGACGGCGCGATGGGCACCATGATCCAGCGCCACAAATTCGAGGAGGAGGACTACCGCGGCGACCGCTTCGCCGACTGGCCGCACAACGTCAAGGGCAACAACGACCTCCTGTCGCTCACGCAGCCGGACGTCATCCGCGACATCCACAAGCTGTATCTGGAGGCAGGCGCGGACCTCATCGAGACGAACACCTTCAACAGCACGTCGATCTCGCAGGCCGACTACCACATGGAGGCGCTCGTCTATGAGCTCAACCTCGCGAGCGCGCAGCTCGCGCGGCAGGCTGCGGACGCGTTCAGCACGCCTGAGAGGCCGCGCCTCGTGGCCGGGGCCGTCGGGCCGCTCAACCGGACGCTCTCCATCTCGCCGGACGTGAACGACCCCGGCTTCCGCGCAGTCACCTTCGAGGAAGTGCGCGACAGCTATATGGAGCAGCTCGACGGCCTGCTCGACGGCGGCGTGGACCTGCTGCTCGTCGAGACGATCTTCGACACGCTCAATGCCAAGGCGGCCATCGCCGCGATCGCGCAGACGTTCCATGAGCGGGGCTACGAGATTCCGGTGATGCTCTCGGGCACCATCGTGGACATGAGCGGGCGCACGCTCACGGGGCAGACCGTCGAGGCGTTCTGGATCTCGATCAGCCACTGCCCGGCGCTGCTCTCCGTCGGCCTCAACTGCGCGCTCGGCTCGGCGCAGATGCGCCCGTTCATCGAGGAGCTGAGCAGCGTCGCCGACATCCCCGTCAGCCTCTACGCCAACGCCGGGCTGCCGAACGAGATGGGCGGCTACGACGAGACGCCGGAATACATGGCCGAGGTCGCCGCCGAGTACGCCGACGCGGGCTTCCTGAACATCCTCGGCGGCTGTTGCGGCACCACGCCGCCGCACATCGCCGCAATGGGCGAGGCTGTCGCTAGCAAGCCGCCGCGCGTCCCGCCGACGCTCCCGCCGTACACCCGCCTCGCGGGCCTCGAACCGCTCGTCCTCCGCGAGGAAACGAACTTCGTCAACGTCGGCGAGCGCACCAACGTCACGGGCTCCCGCCGCTTCGCGCGCCTCATCAAGGAGGGCGACTACGAGACCGCGCTCTCGGTCGCGCGCCAGCAAGTCGAGAACGGCGCGCAGATGATCGACGTGAACATGGACGAGGGCATGCTCGACTCCGTGGACGCGATGCGCACGTTCCTCAACCTCGCGATGGCCGAGCCCGACATCAGCCGCGTGCCCGTCGTCGTCGACTCCTCGAAGTGGGAAGTCATCGAGGCGGGTCTGCAGTGCGTCCAGGGGAAGTGCGTCGTCAACTCGATCTCGATGAAAGAGGGCGAGGAGGAGTTTCTCCGCCACGCGCGCCTCGCTCGGCAGTATGGCGCCGCCGTGATCGTGATGGCTTTCGACGAGGAGGGCCAGGCCGACACCTACGAGCGCCGCATCGAGATCTGCGAGCGCGCCTACCGGCTCCTCGTGGACGAGGTCGGCTTCCCGCCGCAGGACATCATCTTCGACCCCAACGTCTTCGCCGTCGCGACGGGCATCGAGGGGCACAACCGCTACGGCATCGACTTCATCGACGCCACGCGCTGGATCAAGGACAACCTCCCCGAGGCGAAAATCTCGGGCGGCGTTTCGAACCTCTCGTTCTCGTTCCGCGGCAACAACGCCGTCCGCGAGGCAATGCACGCGGCGTTCCTCTACGAAGCCATCCGCGCCGGGATGGACATGGGCATCGTCAACGCGGGCCAGCTGGAGGTCTACGAGGAGGTCGAGCCCGAACTGCTCGCGCGCATCGAGGACGTGCTCTTCGACCGCCGTGAGGACGCCACCGAGCGGCTGGTTGACTTTGCCGAGACGGTCAAGTCGGAGGGCAAGGTCAACGTTAAGGACGAGAAGTGGCGCGACGCGCCGGTTTCGAAGCGCCTCGAACACGCGCTCGTGAAGGGCCTCGTGGAGTATATCGACGAAGACGTCGAAGAGGCCCGCCAGGCCGCGAGCCGCCCGCTCGACGTGATCGAGGGGCCGCTTATGGACGGCATGAACGTCGTCGGCGACCTCTTCGGGCAGGGCAAGATGTTCCTCCCGCAGGTGGTCAAGTCGGCGCGCGTGATGAAGAAGGCCGTCGCCCACCTCACGCCCTACATCGAGGCGGAGAAGGAGAAGAGCGGCACCAGCAGCGCCCGTGCGAAAGTCCTCATGGCGACTGTCAAGGGCGACGTCCACGACATCGGCAAGAACATCGTCGGGGTCGTCCTCGGCTGCAACAACTTCGAGGTGATCGATCTCGGCGTGATGGTCCCCGCACAGAAGATCCTCGACGCCGCGAAGGAGCACGACGTGGACGTGATCGGCCTCTCGGGCCTCATCACGCCGTCGCTCGACGAGATGGTCTATGTCGCCAAGGAGATGGAGCGCCAGGGCTTCGACAAACCGCTGCTCATCGGCGGCGCGACGACCTCGAAGGTGCACACGGCGGTCAAGATCGCGCCGCAGTACCACGGCCCCATCGTGCACGTGCTCGACGCGAGCCGCAGCGTGCCCGTCGTGAACCAACTCGTGACGCCGTCGCAGACCGACGCGTTCGTCGCCGACAACGCCGCCGAGTTGGAAGCCACGCGCCAGCAGCACGCGGCCCGCCAGCGCAAGACGACGCTGCTCTCGCTCGACCAGGCGCAGGCCAACCGCCAGGAGATCGACTGGGACGCCACCGAGATCGTCGCGCCCAACGAGCCTGGCGTCCACGTCGTCCGCGACATCGACCTCGCGGTCCTGCGCGACTATATCGACTGGACGCCGTTCTTCATCTCGTGGGAGATGAAGGGCAAGTACCCGCAGATCCTCGACGACAAGGTGCGCGGCGAGGCGGCGCGCAAGCTCTTCGCCGACGCGAACGAATTGCTCGACCGCATCATCGGCGAAAAGCTGCTCACCGCCCACGGGGTCTTCGGCCTCTGGCCCGCGAACGCCGACGGCGACGACGTAGAGCTCTATGCCGACGAAGATCGCACCGATATCGTCGCGCGCTTCCATACGCTGCGTCAGCAGACGGCCAAGACGCCCGGCAAGCCCAACCGCGCCCTGTCGGACCTCGTGGCACCGATCACGTCAGGTCGAGGCGACTACCTCGGTGCGTTCGCTGTCACGGCGGGCATTGGCATGGAGAAGCTCGTCGCCGAGTTCGAGGCCGACCACGACGACTACAACGCGATCCTTGCCAAGGCGCTCGGCGACCGCCTCGCCGAAGCCTCCGCCGAGTGGCTGCACTTGCAGGTACGCCGCACGACGTGGGGCTACGCGCCCGACGAGGCGCTCGGCAACACCGCGCTCATCCGCGAGCAGTACGACGGCATCCGCCCCGCGCCCGGCTACCCCGCGCAGCCCGACCACACCGAGAAGGTCAAGCTGTTCGAGTTGCTCGACGCGTTTGGGAATGCCGACATGGGCCTGACCGAGCACCTTGCCATGACGCCCGCCGCGAGCGTGTGCGGGCTCTACTTCGCCCACCCCGACGCGGCCTACTTCAACCTCGGCGTGCTCGGTCCCGACCAGATCGCCGACTACGCCCGCCGCAAAGGCGTGCCTGTCGCCGAGGTGGAACGGTGGCTCGCGCCGAACCTCGCCTACGAACCAAGCGCTCCGGCGGTCTCGGGCGATGGTGTGGCTGAGGGGATCGCGGTCGTGCGCGAGGGGTAA
- a CDS encoding serine/threonine-protein kinase, with product MPPNAHRWERLQTILGAALDAEPADRPALLDDLCEDDDALRAEVEDLLAHAEEADDFLEAPAVAVVMPSFYDGVSGDEPDGEEALPDRVGPYRPLRLLGRGGMGEVFLVERADGLFERQVALKRIRVGLDVPGVARRFEAERRILAALQHPGIARLLDAGTDAAGRPYFAMDHVEGERITRFAETRMLSVEARLDLVEQVCEAVHYAHRRLIVHRDLKPSNILVTEAPQGQSGAKPTVKLLDFGIAKLLEHDEAEPLTLYGPSPMTRAYAAPEQVSGQPTTTASDVYALGVILYELLTGKLPYDGSTEAQFEQAILTAEPPPPSARQRSPDHVPPTDPARLRGDLDAICLKALAKDPADRYDSAMALADDLRRHRTGQPIEARPPSVAYRLRKYVARHRVGVAMTAAFVLAVVALTGVYISRLTTERNRAAEQAARAEEALTFMDYVLSSANPFQTNRRDTLRMGDLLDGAVLAAADSLVDQPTVQERIHTVLGNAYSGIGRWHEADSLFRLALPGLRDTPLAYANTARGLANVLVLLGGEERELESIALNRQSLEALREVGSPDTADLHHELGIALNRRGEAREAEAHFLQSTAAFRERGHTAYLAISLGQYAMLLRDHGRPLDAERMLREVVTLNEEVHGATHPHVGVSSYLLALTLGTNMKHAEAEAAVQRAASIYEQALGPTHPNTLDCAVARHVYRVEQGQPDAVDDLGTAVAQARTSVNARDPRLPFWLLHYAKALNRAQRFVEARTVIDEGLPLMRAIHGADHHGATSFLLEQALATLDRDGFEQTQARFTEAVGRYDGFFGRSDNIYSAQAHFRYTRRLIQAGLTDEAAAVARASVSLHETQFGPGHPRSEQARAQLREV from the coding sequence ATGCCCCCCAACGCCCACCGCTGGGAGCGCCTCCAGACCATCCTCGGCGCAGCGCTCGATGCCGAGCCCGCCGACCGGCCAGCGCTCCTCGATGACCTGTGTGAGGACGACGACGCGCTCCGCGCCGAAGTTGAGGACCTGCTCGCACACGCCGAGGAGGCGGACGACTTTCTGGAGGCTCCAGCCGTCGCCGTCGTGATGCCCTCTTTTTACGACGGCGTTTCCGGCGACGAGCCTGATGGCGAGGAGGCGCTGCCGGACCGCGTCGGGCCCTACCGTCCGCTGCGGCTGCTCGGGCGTGGCGGCATGGGCGAGGTCTTCCTCGTGGAACGCGCCGACGGCCTCTTCGAGCGCCAGGTCGCCCTGAAACGCATCCGCGTTGGCCTCGACGTGCCCGGCGTCGCGCGCCGCTTCGAGGCCGAGCGCCGCATCCTGGCGGCCCTCCAGCACCCGGGCATCGCCCGCCTCCTCGACGCGGGCACCGACGCCGCCGGGCGGCCCTACTTTGCGATGGACCACGTTGAGGGCGAGCGGATCACGCGCTTCGCCGAGACGCGGATGCTGTCGGTCGAGGCGCGCCTCGATCTCGTCGAGCAGGTCTGCGAGGCCGTCCACTATGCCCACCGCCGCCTCATCGTCCACCGCGACCTCAAGCCATCGAACATCCTCGTCACCGAGGCGCCCCAGGGGCAGTCCGGCGCGAAGCCCACGGTCAAGCTGCTCGACTTCGGTATCGCGAAGCTCCTGGAGCATGACGAGGCTGAGCCGCTCACGCTCTACGGGCCCAGCCCGATGACGCGGGCGTACGCCGCGCCGGAGCAGGTCAGCGGTCAGCCCACGACGACGGCCTCCGATGTCTACGCGCTCGGGGTGATTCTCTACGAGCTTCTCACGGGCAAGCTACCGTACGATGGGTCGACCGAGGCGCAATTCGAACAGGCCATCCTCACGGCCGAGCCGCCTCCGCCGAGCGCGCGGCAGCGCAGCCCGGATCATGTGCCGCCGACCGACCCTGCCCGGCTGCGCGGTGACCTCGACGCGATCTGCCTCAAGGCGCTCGCCAAAGACCCCGCCGACCGCTACGACTCGGCGATGGCGCTCGCCGACGACCTCCGCCGCCACCGCACCGGCCAGCCCATCGAGGCGCGCCCGCCCTCGGTGGCATACCGGCTGCGGAAGTACGTCGCCCGGCACCGCGTCGGCGTGGCGATGACGGCGGCCTTCGTGCTCGCCGTCGTGGCGCTGACGGGCGTCTACATTTCCCGACTCACGACCGAGCGCAACCGCGCCGCGGAGCAGGCAGCCCGCGCTGAGGAAGCCCTCACGTTCATGGACTACGTGCTCTCGTCGGCCAATCCCTTCCAGACCAACCGCCGCGACACGCTTCGCATGGGCGACCTGCTCGACGGAGCTGTGCTGGCAGCGGCCGACTCGCTCGTGGACCAGCCGACCGTGCAGGAGCGCATCCACACCGTACTGGGCAACGCCTACTCCGGCATCGGCCGGTGGCACGAGGCCGACTCGCTCTTCCGCCTCGCGCTGCCGGGCCTCCGCGACACGCCGCTGGCCTACGCGAACACGGCGCGCGGGCTGGCAAACGTCCTCGTCCTCCTCGGCGGCGAGGAGCGTGAGTTGGAGTCGATCGCGCTCAACCGCCAGTCGCTCGAAGCGCTACGCGAGGTCGGGTCGCCTGACACGGCCGACCTCCACCACGAACTCGGGATCGCGCTCAACCGACGCGGGGAGGCGCGCGAGGCCGAGGCGCATTTCCTCCAGTCGACCGCTGCGTTCCGCGAGCGGGGGCACACGGCCTACCTCGCGATCTCGCTGGGGCAGTACGCCATGCTGCTCCGCGACCACGGGCGCCCCCTCGACGCCGAGCGTATGCTGCGCGAGGTGGTAACCCTCAACGAGGAGGTGCACGGGGCGACCCACCCGCACGTCGGCGTGTCCAGCTACCTGCTTGCGCTGACGCTGGGCACCAACATGAAGCACGCCGAGGCGGAGGCGGCCGTGCAGCGGGCCGCCTCGATCTACGAGCAGGCCCTCGGCCCCACCCACCCCAACACGCTCGACTGTGCCGTCGCGCGCCACGTCTACAGGGTCGAGCAGGGGCAGCCCGATGCCGTCGATGACCTCGGCACCGCGGTGGCGCAGGCACGGACTTCGGTAAACGCGCGGGACCCTCGCCTGCCGTTCTGGTTGCTCCACTACGCTAAAGCCCTCAACAGGGCCCAGCGCTTCGTCGAGGCGCGCACCGTCATCGACGAAGGCCTCCCGCTGATGCGAGCCATCCACGGCGCAGACCATCACGGGGCCACCTCGTTCTTGTTGGAGCAAGCCCTCGCCACGCTAGACCGCGACGGCTTCGAGCAGACGCAGGCGCGTTTCACGGAGGCCGTCGGGCGCTATGATGGGTTCTTCGGGCGCAGCGACAACATCTACAGCGCGCAAGCCCACTTCCGATACACCCGTCGGTTGATACAGGCAGGGCTCACCGACGAGGCCGCTGCCGTCGCGCGCGCAAGCGTCTCGCTTCACGAGACACAGTTCGGCCCGGGCCACCCCCGCTCCGAGCAGGCCCGCGCCCAACTCCGGGAGGTCTAA
- a CDS encoding biopolymer transporter ExbD, which translates to MNLDFSTGRKPLTVFSLAGLTDIVLLLLIFFLLTSSFVTQQGIRVNLPESAAGVPEEQQYVSVAITAEGLFFVGDQEVLEDDLATALAEARGDRDALVLRADAEATVRQFAAVASAAQANALRVLMATAPLEQ; encoded by the coding sequence ATGAACCTCGACTTCTCGACCGGACGCAAGCCACTCACGGTGTTTAGCCTCGCCGGGCTGACCGACATCGTGCTGCTGCTCCTGATCTTTTTCCTGCTCACGAGTTCATTCGTGACGCAGCAGGGCATCCGGGTCAACCTCCCCGAATCGGCCGCAGGCGTGCCCGAGGAGCAGCAGTATGTCAGCGTGGCGATCACGGCGGAGGGCCTGTTCTTCGTCGGCGACCAAGAGGTGCTCGAAGACGACCTTGCCACCGCTCTTGCTGAGGCGCGCGGCGACCGCGACGCCCTCGTGCTCCGCGCCGATGCCGAGGCCACGGTCCGCCAGTTCGCGGCTGTGGCGAGCGCCGCCCAGGCCAACGCCCTCCGCGTGCTCATGGCAACGGCGCCGCTGGAGCAGTAG